Proteins from one Paraburkholderia acidisoli genomic window:
- a CDS encoding chemotaxis protein CheC — MPDRVFTELQRDALQEIANLGMGQAATRLSGLLNAFIELSVPRVRVVAVSEAAAALREMTGIDGPVAAVRQGFRSEIKGEALVICRSGEIASLGSLVGGPYAHSEDDHLSEEELMFDVANVLTGACVSSMLDQLGRLPVFSQPGLLGEAIMLDQVFQPGLLAWDVALLVEVNFALEDHRFRAHLVMLMAEESIHVVSRAIDALLHSL; from the coding sequence ATGCCTGATCGAGTGTTCACAGAACTTCAGCGCGACGCGCTCCAGGAAATCGCCAATCTCGGCATGGGCCAGGCGGCGACGCGCCTCTCGGGGCTGCTCAACGCCTTCATCGAGCTTTCGGTGCCGCGCGTGCGCGTGGTCGCGGTCTCGGAAGCCGCCGCCGCGTTGCGCGAGATGACCGGTATCGACGGTCCCGTGGCCGCCGTGCGCCAGGGTTTCCGCTCGGAGATCAAGGGCGAGGCGCTGGTGATCTGCCGCAGCGGCGAGATCGCTTCGCTCGGCAGCCTGGTGGGCGGTCCTTACGCGCACAGCGAAGACGATCATCTCAGCGAAGAAGAGCTGATGTTCGACGTGGCCAACGTGCTCACGGGCGCGTGTGTCTCGTCGATGCTGGACCAGCTCGGCCGCCTGCCCGTGTTCTCGCAGCCGGGCCTGCTCGGCGAGGCGATCATGCTCGACCAGGTGTTCCAGCCGGGTCTGCTCGCGTGGGACGTGGCGCTGCTGGTGGAAGTCAATTTCGCGCTGGAAGATCACCGTTTCCGCGCTCACCTCGTCATGCTCATGGCCGAGGAATCGATTCATGTCGTGAGCCGGGCCATCGACGCGCTGCTGCATAGCCTATGA
- a CDS encoding sensor domain-containing diguanylate cyclase has translation MNDQAGLPSLSDLVVERVGFGIFVVDRDLSVLSWNRFMQDHSGFAAEDVIGRSIFERFPDLPRAWLTRKVESVFQLGSFAFSSWEQRPYLFQFDHDRPITGGVDYMQQDCTFMPLMHGREVVAVCVTISDVTHVSVMQREREEAVAKLREYADRDGLTGIANRRYFESRLADEFSRWQRYGGQLSMLLFDLDHFKRINDEFGHVAGDIVLRSMAQRVADVVRNTDVFGRFGGEEFALLLPCTPLDDALYVAEKIRRTIGDEPVEVQGVIVPVTASVGAATARTGSADYEGMITEADAALYAAKRQGRNRSVALA, from the coding sequence ATGAACGACCAAGCCGGTTTGCCCTCCCTGTCCGATCTCGTCGTCGAGCGGGTCGGTTTCGGCATCTTCGTGGTCGACCGCGACCTCAGCGTGCTGTCGTGGAACCGCTTCATGCAGGACCACAGCGGCTTCGCGGCCGAGGACGTGATCGGCCGGTCGATCTTCGAACGTTTCCCCGATCTGCCGCGCGCGTGGCTCACGCGCAAGGTGGAGAGCGTGTTCCAGCTCGGCAGCTTCGCGTTCAGCTCGTGGGAGCAACGGCCGTATCTGTTCCAGTTCGATCACGACCGGCCCATCACGGGCGGCGTGGATTACATGCAGCAGGACTGCACGTTCATGCCGCTCATGCATGGCCGCGAGGTGGTGGCCGTGTGCGTGACGATTTCCGACGTGACGCACGTGAGCGTGATGCAGCGCGAGCGCGAGGAAGCCGTGGCGAAGCTGCGCGAATACGCCGATCGCGACGGCCTCACGGGCATCGCCAATCGACGCTATTTCGAGTCGCGTCTCGCCGACGAATTCTCGCGCTGGCAACGTTATGGCGGCCAGTTGTCGATGCTGCTGTTCGACCTCGACCACTTCAAGCGCATCAACGACGAATTCGGTCACGTGGCCGGCGACATCGTGCTGCGTTCGATGGCGCAGCGCGTGGCCGACGTGGTGCGCAACACCGACGTGTTCGGGCGGTTCGGCGGCGAGGAATTCGCGCTGCTGCTGCCGTGTACGCCGCTCGACGACGCGCTGTACGTCGCGGAGAAGATTCGCCGCACCATCGGCGACGAACCGGTCGAGGTGCAGGGCGTGATCGTGCCCGTCACGGCCAGCGTGGGCGCCGCCACGGCGCGCACGGGCTCGGCGGATTACGAAGGCATGATCACCGAAGCCGACGCGGCGCTCTACGCCGCCAAGCGCCAGGGCCGCAACCGCTCGGTCGCGCTCGCCTGA
- the hpnD gene encoding presqualene diphosphate synthase HpnD — protein MAVSNLVVDDTQHTDAAAASSGSSFYLAMRILPPAQRDAMYQVYAFCRAVDDIADSDLPRAERAAALDQWRADIDACYAGTPRASLAALTRHIHTFGLQREDFHAMIDGMAMDAAEDICAPDEATLDLYCDRVASAAGRLSVRIFGMQEAPGRALSHHLGRALQLTNILRDIDEDADINRCYLPRELLAREGIGASNPHQIAADAKLPRVCDTLVQRALAHFAEADAIMDAAPRAEVRAPRIMSGVYRVLLERTVKRGFDLPRTKVSKPRARLMWIVARYWLF, from the coding sequence TTGGCCGTTTCCAACCTCGTCGTGGACGATACACAACACACCGACGCCGCCGCCGCTTCGTCGGGCAGCTCGTTTTATCTGGCGATGCGGATTCTGCCTCCCGCGCAGCGCGACGCCATGTATCAGGTCTACGCTTTTTGCCGCGCTGTCGACGACATCGCGGACAGCGACCTCCCGCGCGCCGAGCGTGCGGCGGCGCTCGACCAGTGGCGCGCCGACATCGACGCGTGCTACGCCGGCACGCCGCGCGCCTCGCTGGCAGCGCTCACGCGTCACATCCATACGTTCGGGCTGCAGCGCGAGGACTTCCACGCGATGATCGACGGCATGGCGATGGACGCGGCCGAGGACATCTGCGCGCCCGACGAAGCCACGCTCGATCTCTACTGCGACCGCGTGGCGAGCGCGGCGGGCCGCCTGTCGGTGAGAATTTTCGGGATGCAGGAGGCGCCCGGCCGCGCGCTGTCGCACCATCTGGGACGCGCGCTGCAACTGACGAACATCCTGCGCGACATCGACGAAGACGCGGACATCAACCGCTGCTATCTGCCGCGCGAACTGCTGGCGCGCGAGGGTATCGGCGCGTCGAATCCGCATCAGATCGCCGCGGATGCGAAACTGCCGCGCGTGTGCGACACGCTCGTGCAGCGCGCGCTCGCGCATTTCGCCGAAGCCGACGCGATCATGGACGCCGCGCCGCGCGCCGAAGTCAGGGCGCCGCGCATCATGTCCGGCGTCTATCGCGTGCTGCTCGAACGCACGGTCAAACGCGGGTTCGACCTGCCGCGCACGAAAGTCAGCAAGCCGCGCGCGCGGCTGATGTGGATCGTCGCGCGCTACTGGTTGTTCTGA
- the hpnE gene encoding hydroxysqualene dehydroxylase HpnE has translation MPRLVHVIGAGLAGLATAARLQRRGVQVALYEAAAQAGGRCRSYYDRTLNATLDSGNHLVLAGHAQTLEYVRAIGAAEALAGASEPGFAFMDLAARSRWTVRFARSRMPFWIGDARARVPGTRAADYLALLPLLFAKPGRTMEQTMRCDGLLWDRLLRPFFVSALNVEPRHGSAELAGAMLREALAAGGEAFRPLAARGGLSSAFVDPALRMLQHGGAAIHLGAPLKEIVYDDASQRVAALDFADGRVALAPDEAVVLAVPGATAAALVPALQAPQQHTAIVTVHFAVPAPPGLVTPMALVNGTANWLCASDARLSATIHDARDVLDLDPEVLARRVWGEVAAAATLPLEPMPAWRVAADARATFAAVPEEEWRRPAARTRWTNLMLAGDWTATGLPATIEGAIRSGRKAADLLLTENMERR, from the coding sequence ATGCCGCGGCTCGTCCACGTGATCGGCGCGGGGCTGGCAGGCCTCGCGACGGCTGCCCGCCTGCAGCGGCGCGGCGTGCAGGTCGCGCTCTACGAGGCGGCCGCTCAGGCGGGTGGACGGTGCCGTTCGTACTACGACCGCACGCTCAACGCGACGCTCGACAGCGGTAACCATCTGGTGCTCGCGGGCCACGCGCAAACGCTCGAATACGTGCGGGCGATCGGCGCGGCGGAAGCGCTGGCGGGCGCGAGCGAGCCGGGTTTCGCATTCATGGATCTGGCGGCGCGCTCGCGCTGGACAGTGCGTTTCGCGCGCTCGCGCATGCCGTTCTGGATCGGCGACGCGCGCGCCCGCGTGCCCGGCACCCGCGCCGCGGATTACCTCGCGCTGCTGCCGCTGCTGTTCGCGAAGCCCGGCCGCACGATGGAGCAGACCATGCGCTGCGACGGCCTGCTGTGGGACCGCCTGCTGCGCCCGTTCTTCGTTTCGGCGCTCAATGTGGAGCCGCGCCACGGCAGCGCGGAACTGGCCGGCGCGATGCTGCGCGAGGCGCTGGCGGCGGGCGGCGAGGCGTTCCGGCCGCTGGCGGCGCGCGGCGGGCTCTCGAGCGCGTTCGTCGATCCGGCGTTGCGCATGCTCCAGCACGGCGGCGCGGCGATCCATCTCGGGGCGCCGCTCAAGGAGATCGTGTACGACGACGCGTCGCAGCGTGTCGCCGCACTCGATTTCGCCGATGGGCGCGTCGCGCTCGCGCCCGACGAAGCCGTGGTGCTCGCCGTGCCCGGCGCAACCGCCGCGGCGCTCGTGCCCGCGTTGCAGGCGCCGCAACAGCATACGGCGATCGTCACCGTGCATTTCGCGGTGCCGGCGCCGCCCGGACTCGTCACGCCGATGGCGCTTGTCAACGGCACGGCCAACTGGCTGTGCGCGAGCGACGCCCGGCTTTCGGCGACGATCCACGACGCGCGCGACGTGCTCGACCTCGACCCCGAGGTGCTGGCGCGGCGCGTCTGGGGCGAGGTGGCCGCGGCCGCCACGCTGCCGCTCGAGCCGATGCCCGCGTGGCGCGTTGCCGCCGACGCGCGCGCGACCTTCGCGGCCGTGCCCGAGGAAGAGTGGCGCCGTCCCGCGGCGCGCACTCGCTGGACCAATTTGATGCTCGCAGGCGACTGGACGGCTACCGGTCTGCCCGCAACGATCGAAGGCGCGATTCGCTCCGGCCGCAAGGCCGCGGATCTGCTGCTGACGGAGAACATGGAACGCCGATGA